GGAACAGGACGCTGCGGGTCCGCATCAGACGCGGCCCGTCACCGGGACCAGGGCGCCGGTCATCGCGCGGCTCTCGGGCGAGGCCAGGAACAGGATCACGGCCGCCAAGTCCGCCGGCGCCACCCACTGGGCCGGATCGGCGTCCGGCATGTCGGCCCGGTTGGCGGGCGTATCGATGATGGAGGGCAGGACGGCGTTGACGTTGACGGAGGTCGCCTTCAACTCTTCGGCCAGGCTCTGCGTCAGGGCGTGCACCGCCGCCTTGGAGGCGCCATAGGCGCCCATGCCCGCGCCGGCCTTCAGCGCGGCGGCCGAGCCGACGTTGACGATGCGGCCGTCATCCGCCACCTTCAGGTGCGGCAGGGCGGCGCGGGTGGCGTGAAGCGCGGTGGACAGGTTCAGGGCGAACATTCGGTCCCAGGCCGGCGCCGCATCGTCCGCCGTCTGCCAGACAAAGCCGCCGGCGATGTTGAGCAGGACGTCCAGCCGGCCGAACCGCTCGACCACGCGAGCGACGGCGCTGTCCGCCTGAACCGGATCGGTCAGATCGACCCCGCCGATCTCCAGCGCCCCGTCCGCCGCCGCATGGCCCATGGCGTGGTCAATCACGGCGACGCGCCAGCCGCGCTCGAGCGCCGCCTCCACGACCGCCCGCCCCAGCACGCCGTGCCCGCCGGTGACCGCAACGACCCGTTCGCTCATCCTCGTTCCTCCCGCTCGCCCGGCGTCAGCCGCCGGCGAAGACCCTGGCCATCAGCCGCTCCAGCGCCGCCTGGTCCACGGCGTCGAAGGCGGCCCGTGTGGTCGCATCCACGTCCAACACCGCGATCAGCGCGCCGGTGGCGTCCAGCACCGGAACCACGATCTCGCTTTCAGAGCGGCTGTCGCAGGCGATGTGGCCGGGAAAGGCGTGAACGTCCTCGACCCGCTGGGTCTGACGCGTGCGCGCCGCGGCGCCGCAGACGCCGCGTCCGAACGGAATGCGCAGGCAGCCCAGCGTGCCCTGATACGGACCGACCACCAGCTCTTCGGCCTTGTCGGGCGCCACGACGTAGAAGCCGGTCCAGAAGAAGTGGTCAAAGGCGTCGGCCAGCATGGAGGCGACGGTGGCCATGCGCGCGGTCAGGTTCGGCTCGCCCTCCAGCACGGCCAGGATCTCGGCCTCGACCTCGGCATAGCGGTCGGCCTTGTCGGCGGGGCGGTCGTCGCGGGCGACATAGCTCATGGAAAACGCTCTCTACAGGCCGGCCTGGAAGGCGCGCAGCACGATCACCACCGATCCGAGCACCGCCAGCACGATGCCCAGGATCGCCACGCCCAGCAGCAGTCGCTTGGTCAGGTCCGGCCTCATGGATGCGCCTTCCGAGACGTGAGGCGAGGGTGTCGGGACCACTTGAGAGTGGCTCACCCCCCTTTTGAAAATCTAGGCACATTTTCCAGGCACCATTTGGCGGACAACCTAACGGTGCCTCAGTGGCAGGATTGGGCAAGCGAGTAGGGAGTCAACCCCGCGCACCCAACCTGACAGCGTGCCGGCAATCGCCCAACGGGCAAATACGATGCGATCTGTCCGGTCATTCAAAGGATTGCTGACGATGCGTCTCTTGTTTCCGTTCTTGGATTGCTCGTTTGGCTAATATCGACTGCCACCGTTGAGACCAAGCCCTGACGGTCGGATTCGCGTGGTTATCCAACTTCTTCAGCCCTGATCGACGACGATCTAGTATGTCGGCCAACGAGCCAGACCAAGACGTCGGTCTGATGTGCTCTTCCAACTCGGCGAGGACTTCTTCCGTGTTCGGTGCCGCATCCAGAAGCGCCAGGGCGGTCGGCCAGAGCCGATCCGCGTCCTCCCTTGGGTCGGGTTCTTTTCCAACGAAAAGTGGAATGTTTGCGGCGACGCGCCGATGTCTTTCGCCAGGGTCACGAGCTGCCCAAGTCAGCAAATCCAGTTCGGAAACGGCTGTGATTGGGCGTGTCCTGAAATCAAACTGATATAGCAGCGATCTTGCGTAGCGACCTTGGTGAGGACGGAACTGGCGATCCAAGAAGAAGTCCAAGGCAGCCTGAGGTTGGGCTCGAAAGATCGATTCAACGAAGTCATCGAACTCGTGGCCGTATGCGTCATAACGACTGACCGCCACCTTGAGCCGGCGGAGAAGTCGCGTTGCAGTCGTAGCGTTCTCAGATCCCTGCAAACACGCGTCGACAATTTCCGCTAACCGCGAGTCTTCTTGGTGACGCTTTGTGCCGAACGGATATCGGAGCAACAGATTGCGGCCGGCTATTTGAATTGCCGGATCGATCCTCTTCTCGTCGCGATCGGAGAACAACCGCATGTGAAATACGTGGAGTGCGCATCCATGACCATCTGGCAACTCCGCGATGCCGGCGATCAGTGCAGCAAACTCTGCTGGGGTGAACTCGTCGGGAACCCGCCCATAGGCGAGCGATTGGTACGACCAGCCCGAGGTCAGACCTAAGTTAAAGCTAAGCTGAATTCGAGCTTTCGCTGCCTCATTCAAGGGGTGAATGGCCGTCTGGAGAAACGGGAACCAGCGTCCCAGAAGGGGGTCGCGTAAGACAACGTCGAGGCGGGTTTCGACTGCGTCTTCATCGCGCATCGACCAAGCCCGCAAAAAAGACCGCAAGATCGCCGGCTCTGCATCTTCAAGTGGCGCGGCGCGAATTGATTGGACCAATTCGTCCCAGATCACCTCTGGAGCGCTCGTGCCCCATGCCAGTCCCTCTCCAAAGGACCAGTGCCGCTGGACGCCTGATCTGACCAGATCCGGTAAGAGCTCGGCGCGAACGTCGTCATCCGTGGCGACGGCCCTTGCAATCTCCTTTGTATACGCCTCGACCCGGTCCCATCGGCTTGTGGGCCTTTCGTCATCTTGGCTACCATCGTCAAACTCGTCGACGTCAAGGTATCCGTAGCCCTTAGAGAAACCGTAGGCTCTAGCCTTCTCCAGCAAGTTCGACGGTCGCAGGCGTTCCTCAAGCGATTGGAGGTTAGAAGTGTCGGCTCCTGCTTCGGCGTATTTGAGGGTGGTCCGTGTCGCGATCCAGCCCTCCGACCAGAACCCGTCCGCTGCAGCCAAGCCCATAGACTCCGAAAGTTCGGTCTGTAGTCCCGTATTCCACCACAGCTGGCGGAAGCGATCAGCCAAGATTTTCTTAGCCGGCTCAGCGCGAAGGTCTCCGGCTAGGATCTGTTCCCGCAGAAACGCGAGGGCAGGCTTGAACCACGCTTGGATCTCAGCCGCGGTCTTCGGCTGCCAACCAAACGTGCGAGGTCGAGCTCCAAAGTCGAAAGAGTCCGTCGCGCCGAACCAATGCGATTCCAACATCGCGTCGAGAAGATCCAACCCAAGCTTCGCACGCTCAACTTCGTTGGTTTCCACCAGTGATCGGACAAACGACAGCCGCTGGTCCGGCGGCGCCAATGTTCCGGAAAGATAGAGTTTGAACAGGCCTTCAAGGATAGGTCGGCTGGGCTGTCGTTCGTTCTCGGTCTCGCGTAGGATTATATTCGCAAGGCAGCTGACCGCCGGTTCGAACATGTGCGTCTCAAATGCCAAGGCGCGCAGGAGCCGGCACAGTTCATATCGATCACGGCCGCTTCCCCAACCGGAGCGGAAACCTGACCACGCCGGATCGCGTTCGGCACCTCGAACGATCGCATCGAGCGCCGCCTCCGGTGCTAAAGGAGCGAGGTTCTTGAATAAGGAGAAGTCGAATTCGCCAAGAGTTTCGACGCGGCCCAGCCGCCCTTCGTCCGAGAACCAGGCGTCGGCCAAACGTTGCGCAGCCGCGATGTCATGAAGGAACGCTAGCCGTCGGCTAAATGATCGCAGCAGCCTTTCGCCATTCGCCTCCAAGGTCCTGGTTACCCGTGTTACGTCGAGGCGCTCTAAGGCACGCGCGGCAAGACGATTGGCGACCGCGTGGGGGAGGATCGCACGCCACTGAGAGCGCTGCTGAACCAGATCCCGCCGAGCAAGTTCGACTACTCCACTTTTGAACGAGACAGTGGACTGCTCCGCCAGACTTGCCAGCGCGGCCATTTCGCTGTCCGCCGCATGGTTTTCGGCATCAAACGAATAGACCAGCGCGGCAACTTCGGCAGTGGCCAGAAGCGTGGGATCAGGCTGCTTCCTTTGTTCGAATAGCCGGTCAAAAAGCCCATCATCTCGCAACCGACCAAGGCTTTCTCCTTGTCTGACGGTGTGCGCCAAAGCCATCGCGATCCTGGCGTTGCCCCCGGCAATCGCGGCGATTCTTTCACGGTCGGACAGATTGATGTGCGGAAACCTCCGCTCAATCAGCCTGACTGTCACCTCGTCCGACGCTGACTCTAAGCGAAATACCTCCGTCCCTTCCATGTCGTCGTCGCGCACGTCGTACTCGACGGAAATGAGGCTGACTTTCGACGAGGCAGTGATCCCAGCCAAGGCACGATGGACCTCGGGTGAGCAGTTGTCGACGATCAGAACCACTTTGTCGCCTCGGGCCACGAGCTGCCGCGCGACCTCATTTGGAGAGGGGCTGACTGGTTGGCCGAAGTCACAATACAGCGCTTGCTGCTCCGGGAGTGGGTTCGTCCCGACACGTGGATCAAACAACGCTTGAACCAGTCGAGTTTTGCCAACACCCGACAAACCAATCAGGCGGATCGGAGATGACGAAGTCATCGCCATGGCACGCATTCGATCCAATCCATCTCGGATGGATAACGCGCCGTCCTGCGGGCTACTCTCGTCGATTAGACGAGCGTCTTCATCCAAAATGAACTCGGGACCTGTGCCTTCACTAGGCTTTGACCAGTTCTCGAAAGGCAGCCAGCCTTCGAGCGGCCGCCCCGCCTGAAGTCGCGCCCAAGACATGACGGCCGGGTGCATTCGACACCAAAGAGCAAGCCTGTCAGGACCGAGGAAATCAACCACGGCTTGATCGGTGATTACCGGGCCTGCCGCGTCCCGCATAAGCGATCGCACGCGCTCCAGTCCCACCCCCGCTGGCGACGTTTTTGAGCAGGCAATAACGTATGCTCCACCGGCGGAAAGCACGTTGCCGATCGCTGGACGCAACTCGCCTTTTGGCCGCATCTCTTTGGCCAATGCTCTCGGAGGCATTGGCGTGGCCTTAATCTGAAAGATGGTCCGGCCGCGTGGAATATAGCCAGAGTCGGCGATCTGATCCGGGGCTTCGACCATGAGGTCAACGCCTCCATCAGGGGCGTCTTGAGACCCGCCCGTTATAAGGCTGGAGGTCGGAAGACCTCGCTTGATCAACTCCATCTCGCAGAGCCTAGTGACCAGAGCGCTCAGCGCGGAGTCATCTAGCTTGGCGATATCGTCAGGCGTGACTTCAAACATCGGGACAATATAGCGCCGAGGTTTGAGTCGGGTCAGTAGAGCGACTCATTGGCTCTGGAGATCATGCGTGATCCGCTCCCCGCAAACTCCAGCTCCGGGTGCTCCAGGGAATGGGAGCGGATCACACACCCCTGGACCCTCATAATGATCGAGGGGGGCAATGGGGTGCACGTCACCCCAAAGATCACGCCATAATCGGACTGTAGCTGTAGTCGCCATTGACGACATCGAGGAGCCTTTCGATCACAGTTTGGCGGTCAGCGTCATAGGGCAGGCCGTAGGCCTCGAAAGTGATGGCATCGATCCGCGCCTGAAGATCGAGAAGCCAGTCCGGTGCCGCGTCATAAAGACGAGCCAACGAGCGGCCGCGCGCCAGATCTTCACGAACATCTTTGGGGAGCCGCCACGCCAGGGCGTTCAGCAACTCCGGGGTTAGAATCCCCTGGTCGTTGTCGCGAAGATCCTCGTACTGCCAGGCTGCGCGGCGGCGGGTCAGTTCTTCACCAAGAAAGCCCAATTCTGCTGCCATGGCGGTGTTCGCTCCATCGCGCAGGTGCGGCGGCATCGGAAATGCGGTGATGGTTCGGACGGTGTAGCGCACGGCGCCTGATCGCTGCAGCCCGACCGCCTCGCTCCATTGTCGATGAACCGACGACGATAGCAGGCCCAGGAGCCAGGGCCAGGTGTCAGGGATGATCAAGACGCCGGCCGTGGGGACAATGCGCCCGCGCGCGCGCAGGAAGATACGGTGACGCGAATCTGCTGCCGTCAGCAAATAGCTCGGCCGCTCGTGAAGATGACGGATGCGCGACGGCAGCACGAACCGGCGAGGAGGTCCCGCTTGATCCGCGCGACGGGTCTGGATCAGCTCTTCCAGACCGCGCGACACTATATAGGGCGCCTGTTGTACATCGATGAGACAACGTCCCTCGGGAAACCGCACAATATCTCGACCGGAGAGCACCGGAAGGAAGAGTCCCGGGTCTTCGCCCTCGATCCGCCAGGCCTGGGCGTCCTGCGCCGTCAGCATCCATTCGCCGGCCAGCCGGGCGCCGGAGAAGGCCTCGCCTGCGGCAATCAATCCGCCCTGCAAGTCACTGGCGTCGATCCACATCCCCTTTTGGCGCAACTCTTCCCCGACCAGTCGCTCAAGATGGCTCAGATTTTCGAAGCTGATCGCCTGCACCGGGCGATCCGGGAACAGGCCTGAGCCGCTCTCGCCGACGATGACGGCGCGCCAGGCCTCGCTGCGTCCACGCACAGGCCTGCCTTTCGCCTCTGCGGCGCGCAGCTTCACCTCGACCGTCACTTCGGGCAGACCGTTGCGTTTGATGGCGTAGTCTGCCCGTAAGGAACGGAACGGCGCATTGACCCGCCATCCCAGTTCACGCAGGCGATCTGCGACATAACTTTCGAACTCGAGCGGTTCGTTGACGTCATCATCTGGATAGATGATCGAGACTGCGACCAGTGCATCGGCCAGCACCCGGTCGGCATAAGTACGCTCCATCCCCCTGATCTTCTTGTACCGGAGCGGCCCCGTCGCCGATCGACCCCAATGCTCTCCCATTTGCGAAAGGCCTTTCGGCAGAGCCTCGGCCGGAATGCCCACGACAAGCTCTCCGGCTCCGACGTCTGGCCAAAGCGGATTGGCAAGCGCCGTTCCGACGCGTTCGATTGCGCGGTCACTCCGCCCCGACAGGCGAATGGCGGTCAGTATGGGGACGCCCGTCGGTCCAGGGCGAATTCCCAGTCGATCGAGCAGTCCCTGATTCTGCGCCCCGACCCATCCGTCGATACATTGGGCGAGCGCGTCCAGGCGTCCCACCGCTCCCCACCACAGTGGTGTCCAGGCATTCGCAAGGCTCAGGACCGCACGGACAGGAAGCGTCTCGGCGAGCGCGAGATCTTGTTTTCGTTGGGTTCGTCGGATTTCCGGGTGGAGCAAGGCGACATCAACCGGCGTACCCGTGAGCGCCCCGGCGCGTCGTCGCCAAGCCTCGAGAGCCATCCTGATTTCGGCGACATCGTCCGCACGGGCGCCGGCGTCTCCCGCCGCGTCCACGACCAAGAGAATGGCGCCCATGGCCGTCCGCCCCGACAGCAGGGCCTCCAAGCCCATGGCCAGATCCCGGCTGCGGCCCACGTGGCCCACCAAGACCCCATCAGATCTTACGCCCACAGTGTATTCGTCGGAACCGATAGGCTCACCACGATCCGCGCCCCTGTCCGTCTTGGACGCAGCGTGCATCAGGCGCCCGTGAAGACGGACGTTGCCGACCACAACAAGAGCGCAGCCCTCCACGTCGATTTCGCCGGTGATGGCACGCCGACGTGTAGCAGCGCCCCGACCAACCGAGATGGTCTCGAACACCAGGTGATCGAGCTGAAGTGGCGCCCCCAGCGACAGGAGCCCACGATAGCGTGACGCGGCCGGATCGAAGCTCAGGCCGTGATCCGCCGTCAACTCGGCCGGGAGCTCGACATGGAGCGAACCACGTTCGGCCGTCAACCTAATGTGGCTAAGCAATCGTTCGACCGCGCTCGGATTCGCCAGGGGACCGGCATTACGCAAGACGGCGCGCGTCACCCGGGGCGCTAGGACAGCATCCAGGTACCAACGGGTCGCCGCACCCTGACTCTCGCGACGACGGAGGCGGGCATAAGCCGCTCCTGCCGCCTCGCGGGCGACCTTATCCAGACCCGCGAAGTCCGACAGGGCCAGACGGGTCAGCGGGTGCTTCACCTCCTCTACCCATCCGGCGATTTCTGTGGCGACAACCGCCCTGTCCCCGACCACAATCCGGTCGTCCGGTGTGACGATCGCATGGATTTGCTCGCCGCCCACGGCCGCCTCGACATGCGGGCCTTCGACGCTGCGCAGACGCTCGCTCGGGGGCTCGCAGGGATCGAGCGCCGCCAATCGTCCGAGATAATCGACGCTTTGAATATAGCGGGTGTTCGCTCGTGGAGCAGACTGGAGAATGGGAATGGCGAAGCTTGGCCGCACGTCGGCCAAAAGCATCACCTCGGTGACGAGCGCCTGTTCCATAGATTCAGCCGCTCCAGCCCAGGGTGTCGTAGATGCCTCGGATGAGTTTGCGGATATCCATATGATATTCCGCTGGTCGGCTAAGGCTTTGCCACTCGTACTCACGCACGAGAATACCCGACGCGGCCAGCCGCCCCCCTATTTGTGGGTCTCCGGCCAGAACATCCGGCAGGACGGCGGCGCGCACGGCCGGAACGAGATCGATCGCCTGGTCAAAGATTAGTTCCGGCGTGCTTACGCGATCATCTAGCCGGTTGGAGCTCGGACCGGCGCGCACCATGCGCATATAGCTGTCGAGCTCGAAGTTGCTCGGCGGGGCCTCGAGGTTGACGTTCGGCTGATTCTTCCAGAATTTCTCGCTCGTCTCGAAGAAATAGGCGGCCAGCGCAGCGGCCGAGGCGACGTCCGGCTTCAGGTGAAAATCGAAGAGCGGCATATGCGGATCGAGATAGTCGTCCATCCGTCCGTCCATGAAAGCGCCGCTGTCGAATCCGAACACATGTTTCGGCGCGGGCGTCTGGTCCGGATCCAGAATGAGCACGGCGGGAAACTGGAACGCCAGATCCGAGGGAACGTCGGCGCGGCCGCTGCGAAACGCGGCTCGACCGTAGAATGCGTAGACCAGGGGCTCCCCCAGGACAGGACAGTCCATGGGTGACCAGATCTTGGAGGCGTCCAGGATTTCACGCATCAGATAGCCGGTCGTCACATGGGTCAGGCCGAGCCGGCTGGCGGGCTGGGGGAGACCCGCCACGAAATCTGCGAGATGGGCGCGGTCCGGCCGCTGAAGTCTGAGCTTACGCGGCATCGGCTCTGCCCCCGTCATCGTGCTGCCCCTCTATAGAGGCGAGGGTCCAGACGTACGCCGCCCTGAGGTCAGCGCAGCGCGGCCCAAAGGGAGAAGCCGCGCCCGTCCCGTCCCTCGCGTCGCTCATCGATTCATAGCTCCGGCTCTACACGCGTCGCAGGCGCTCGATGACCCAGATCGTCCAAGCGTTCTGAAGCCTTTCGCTGACCGCGCGGCTGGTGTGCTTGATAGCCGCATCTGTTTCTAACCAGGCCCTCAGCATGGTGGGAATGTAGCCATGTGGCTCCGATTTAACGGTTTCGTCTGCGCGCGGCATCACCGTGCCTGCGCCGGATGCGATGGGGCTGTAGCTGAGTAACGGGATATGCAACGTTACCAGCTGGTCGAACAATGTGGCCTGCGTCATCGCATCTCTTCGCGTAGCTGACACAACCCTGATGGCCCGTCACCGGATACTGCGGATACGGTAGCGCTAAGGGGACCCCTTTGGAAGTTCCCGTTGAGTTCCGTTGATAAAGAGGGATCTGCGTAGCAGCGTGGCGGATTGCGCCATGCAGCTGCTGGGATGAGGCCATCCCGCAAAACAGCCCTTCCAAACGTCTCTGATAAGTCAGTCTTGCGCGTTCCGCCGTTGATCGACGCCTCGCTCGAAAGCGGTCTTCGGCAACCGTCACATTGAGTCAAAGAAAATTATCGGCTTCCCAAAATGCCGGGCAGGCGTAATCGCCTCTCTCAATCCTCTTCTCGGCGTCCAATCACAAAGGTCTGGGGTCTATCCATCTCCAGGCGCCACCGTTCAGTCGCTGCCGGCGAATAAA
The genomic region above belongs to Brevundimonas sp. PAMC22021 and contains:
- a CDS encoding SDR family NAD(P)-dependent oxidoreductase; the protein is MSERVVAVTGGHGVLGRAVVEAALERGWRVAVIDHAMGHAAADGALEIGGVDLTDPVQADSAVARVVERFGRLDVLLNIAGGFVWQTADDAAPAWDRMFALNLSTALHATRAALPHLKVADDGRIVNVGSAAALKAGAGMGAYGASKAAVHALTQSLAEELKATSVNVNAVLPSIIDTPANRADMPDADPAQWVAPADLAAVILFLASPESRAMTGALVPVTGRV
- a CDS encoding GAF domain-containing protein, with translation MSYVARDDRPADKADRYAEVEAEILAVLEGEPNLTARMATVASMLADAFDHFFWTGFYVVAPDKAEELVVGPYQGTLGCLRIPFGRGVCGAAARTRQTQRVEDVHAFPGHIACDSRSESEIVVPVLDATGALIAVLDVDATTRAAFDAVDQAALERLMARVFAGG